The genomic region ActggccgggccgggcccgcccccgccccgctggcGGCCTGACCCGGAAGCAGTCGCGGCACGCTGACCGTGGCAGGGCCCGCGTCCCGCTATGGCTCCCAAGGGCGGCCCTGGCGGGCGGCAGCAGTCGGAGGAAGACTTGCTCCTCCAGGACTTCAGCCGCAACCTCTCCGCCAAGTCCTCCGCGCTCTTCTTCGGCAACGCCTTCATCGTGTCCGCCATCCCCATCTGTGAGCGGCGGGGgtcccggcggggcgggcggcaggCCCTGGTGTGGGGGCCCCGGCGGTGCGGGGGGCGAGCGGCAtgccccggggcgggggcccCAGCGGTGCGGGGGGGTGAGCGGCATGCCCCGGGGCGGGGGAAGCGGCCGGCTCTGAGGGGAGCGGGGACTGCCCGCGGCCCGCTTCGGGCTCCTGGCCCGCTACCGGCTGCGGGTGGTGGTCCCCGGGCTGCTGGGGCTCACCTTGCCCGTTTGGGCCGACTGGCGGGGCGTCCTGGCTGCCAGCGTGCCGTGCCGAACGCGGCCCGGCAGGCTGCGTCGTGCCAGCCCGGGGCAGCGGGCACGGGCCGTGCGGCGCCCTGTGGGGGGGGCGAGCCGCTGAGGAGCACTGACGTGTCAGCGCCGGTGagcccggcgggcgggcggcggcttCTCACCGAGCCTGGGCCCCTCGGCCACAAGCAAAGCAGGTATCTGTGTTCGAAAGTGGTTTTTAAGGCAGTTCGAGGAGCCCTCCAAGTGATTTTGCAGGAACTGGTTTCGGTCTGGCAGAACCAGTGCTGAATTACAGCGCTCATAAACTCCGTAGGACTCCTGTGGGGGCGCTTTTCTTTGAGAGCGAAACTgctcaaaatgtcttttttttttctttctttctttaagggCTTTACTGGAGGATATGGCATATGGATCTGGTTCAGTCCGCAGTCCTGTATAGCGTAATGACCCTCATCAGTACCTACCTAGTAGCTTTTGCATATAAGAATGTCAAGTTTGTTCTCAAACACAAGTAAGTTTGGTGGCTCTTTGAAgtagaaattattattaaataattcatcaaaaccagcttttccaacattttttatGAATGTCTGAAATGTTACTACAAAATCTATTTTATACAGAAGTGTCCCCTAATTGGTTTCCTTTACCTCTCTTGTAATTGTGAAATAGACTAGTCTTGTCAGCTAAGAGTACAACGAAATAACAAAAATGCCTTCATTCTCAGCAGGTATTGCCACAAACTGTAGTTGACTAATACTTTTagtaatttaattatttcttattgtCCCTTCAATTCAGAAAAACTGTTCAGTGTCTtgcttaatttttgttcttctctgtAACTACAGCTTCCTATAACCCCAGGGTTgggatttcttttaatttttcaactCTAATGTAAATGGTGTTTCTTACAGAGTagcacagaaaagagaagatgcTGTTTCCAAAGAAGTTACTCGCAAGTTGTCTGAGGCAGACAATAGGAAGATGTCTCGTAAGGAGAAGGATGAAAGGTAATCCTCTCTGTTCTCTTCATTCTCTCCCTTCTTATAATACTGCCTGGTGTCTTTAAGGCTCTAGGTAGGGTGTTGGGGACTGTTGCTTTgccattgggtttttttctgcattctggtaagtagaatcacagaatgatttgggttgcaagggaccttaaagatgaTCTAGTTCCAGCCCGCCTG from Falco rusticolus isolate bFalRus1 chromosome 13, bFalRus1.pri, whole genome shotgun sequence harbors:
- the SSR3 gene encoding translocon-associated protein subunit gamma, coding for MAPKGGPGGRQQSEEDLLLQDFSRNLSAKSSALFFGNAFIVSAIPIWLYWRIWHMDLVQSAVLYSVMTLISTYLVAFAYKNVKFVLKHKVAQKREDAVSKEVTRKLSEADNRKMSRKEKDERILWKKNEVADYEATTFSIFYNNTLFLVLVIIASFFVLKNFNPTVNYILSISASSGLIALLSTGSK